One part of the Tunicatimonas pelagia genome encodes these proteins:
- a CDS encoding DUF3368 domain-containing protein, which yields MIIISDTSSLSGLLVIGRLDILEQVYQRVIIPQAVYEELLTLERYGYDLQAIQKATWLKVIVPSDKQLVAKLSETLDQGESEAIAASIEQNADYLLIDEKKGRAVAESLGVEVVGLVGVLIEAKELEVIDLVAPILDELRQKAGFWISEKFYSYILRKLNE from the coding sequence TTGATTATTATAAGTGATACTTCATCTCTCAGCGGACTACTTGTAATTGGTAGGCTAGATATATTAGAGCAAGTCTATCAAAGAGTCATTATTCCTCAAGCAGTTTATGAAGAATTACTTACCTTAGAAAGGTATGGTTACGATCTGCAAGCGATTCAGAAAGCCACTTGGCTAAAAGTTATAGTGCCGTCTGATAAACAGCTAGTAGCTAAACTCAGCGAGACGCTAGACCAGGGAGAATCAGAAGCCATTGCTGCTTCTATTGAACAGAATGCTGACTACTTACTTATAGATGAAAAGAAAGGTAGAGCGGTTGCTGAATCTTTAGGTGTAGAGGTAGTAGGATTAGTTGGGGTGCTGATTGAGGCAAAAGAGCTGGAAGTAATTGACCTGGTAGCGCCTATATTGGATGAATTACGGCAAAAAGCCGGATTCTGGATAAGTGAAAAGTTTTACTCGTATATCCTCCGGAAGCTGAATGAATAA
- a CDS encoding UPF0175 family protein, whose product MSVVITDDILKMANMPESEFKLELGVFLYSRGILTLGKASEFAGVPQLIFQQVLAEREIPLSYDQEEFDKDFASIKERYRKH is encoded by the coding sequence ATGAGTGTAGTAATCACGGATGATATTCTTAAGATGGCTAATATGCCGGAATCTGAGTTTAAATTAGAGCTGGGGGTTTTCCTGTACAGTCGTGGCATTCTTACGTTAGGCAAAGCGAGTGAATTTGCGGGGGTTCCTCAGTTGATTTTTCAGCAGGTGCTCGCTGAAAGAGAAATCCCCCTCTCCTACGATCAGGAAGAATTTGACAAAGACTTCGCTAGCATCAAAGAAAGGTATAGGAAGCATTGA
- a CDS encoding GAF domain-containing protein codes for MNEKSRLADVMSYNLFDTPPEAELDEITELASLICGTPISLITILDDRRQWFKSKKGLSTSETDINDSFCQHTLHNPDEVLVVNDALDDPRFKNSKLVLGDPHIRFYAGAPLVTKQRHVLGTLCIIDRKPREITDEQKQALQILAKKVMDHIELQKTILNQHSTIKLNTQRLIKITENIPLGIFELRVNSEGNMNFVFLSKGMKRLHPHLELDEWLKDPTIGFSLMHPDDIEPLKLSLQNSIVNHVDLYHEYRVKDESGFHWHAMSGKPERAENGETVIYGSFTDVTHHFEYEAVLEQIAFDISHVLRSPITSMLGITNLLGTEKKLSEKRIREYSKYIQIVATEMEEFTRSLNAIYLEKSKKVTNYTPQ; via the coding sequence ATGAATGAAAAAAGCAGGTTGGCGGATGTGATGTCTTATAACCTTTTTGACACCCCACCCGAAGCTGAACTGGATGAGATTACCGAGCTGGCTTCTCTCATTTGTGGAACTCCCATCTCACTGATAACGATCTTAGATGACCGGCGGCAGTGGTTCAAATCAAAAAAAGGGCTTAGTACGAGCGAAACCGATATAAACGATTCTTTTTGCCAGCATACCTTACATAATCCGGATGAAGTTCTGGTTGTTAATGATGCGTTAGACGATCCACGTTTTAAGAACAGTAAATTAGTATTAGGAGACCCGCACATTCGGTTTTACGCCGGAGCCCCACTGGTAACCAAGCAAAGACATGTGTTAGGAACACTATGCATTATTGATCGTAAGCCTAGGGAAATTACCGATGAACAAAAGCAAGCTCTCCAGATTCTGGCAAAAAAGGTGATGGATCATATAGAATTGCAAAAGACGATTCTTAATCAGCACTCGACAATTAAATTGAACACACAAAGACTCATCAAAATTACTGAGAACATTCCGTTGGGGATTTTTGAACTGAGAGTTAACTCCGAGGGAAATATGAACTTTGTGTTTTTGAGCAAAGGGATGAAAAGGCTACACCCTCATTTAGAACTTGATGAATGGCTTAAAGATCCAACCATAGGGTTTTCGTTAATGCACCCCGATGATATTGAACCTCTAAAATTGAGTTTACAGAACTCCATAGTAAACCACGTTGATCTCTACCATGAGTACCGAGTGAAGGACGAATCGGGGTTTCACTGGCACGCAATGAGTGGAAAACCAGAAAGAGCAGAAAATGGAGAAACAGTAATTTATGGTTCATTTACCGATGTCACCCATCATTTCGAGTACGAAGCTGTACTGGAACAAATAGCCTTTGATATTTCTCATGTTCTACGTAGTCCTATTACATCAATGTTGGGTATTACGAACTTACTTGGAACAGAAAAAAAACTATCAGAGAAAAGGATTAGAGAATATTCTAAATATATCCAGATAGTAGCCACCGAAATGGAAGAGTTTACTAGAAGCCTGAATGCTATATATTTAGAAAAAAGCAAAAAAGTAACCAACTACACCCCTCAATAA